In Rissa tridactyla isolate bRisTri1 chromosome 2, bRisTri1.patW.cur.20221130, whole genome shotgun sequence, a single window of DNA contains:
- the SOX17 gene encoding transcription factor SOX-17 produces the protein MSSPDAGYASSDDQAQGRCSLPIMMPAVGPCPWAESLSPLGEAKAKGEAAPSGAAGGRSKSEARIRRPMNAFMVWAKDERKRLAQQNPDLHNAELSKMLGKSWKALSLSEKRPFVEEAERLRVQHMQDHPNYKYRPRRRKQVKRLKRVESGFLQHGLAEAAGPGLGSEAGGGGRMCVEGLGLPYAEQGYAAAGAGHYRDCPPLGAGFDGYSLPTPDPSPLDAAESEAPFFAAGLQEECSLVPYGYAPHPAAEYPPAAAAAASESPAGAALRRHLPPGEALVPGGSLQGLLGCPAPLHAYYGQACQPPGPGRGPPPLPPGAVGQPSPPPEAAPCREQLEHLPQEELLGEVDRTEFEQYLRFACKPELGLPFAGHEASGLAAPEGAGPISSAVSDASTAVYYCGYPDV, from the exons ATGAGCAGCCCCGATGCGGGCTATGCCAGCAGCGACGACCAGGCGCAGGGGCGGTGCTCGCTGCCCATCATGATGCCGGCCGTGGGTCCCTGCCCCTGGGCAGAGTCGCTGAGCCCGCTGGGCGAGGCGAAGGCGAAGGGCGAGGCGGCGCCgtcgggggcggcgggcggccggagCAAGAGCGAGGCGCGGATCCGGAGGCCCATGAACGCCTTCATGGTGTGGGCGAAGGACGAGCGCAAGCGGCTGGCGCAGCAGAACCCGGACCTGCACAACGCCGAGCTCAGCAAGATGCTGG GTAAATCGTGGAAGGCGCTGTCGCTGTCGGAGAAGCGTCCGTTCGTGGAGGAGGCGGAGCGGCTGCGGGTGCAGCACATGCAGGACCACCCCAACTACAAGTACCGGCCGCGGCGGCGGAAGCAGGTGAAGCGCCTGAAGCGGGTGGAGAGCGGCTTCCTGCAGCACGGCctggcggaggcggcggggcccgggctgGGCAGcgaggccggcggcggcggcaggatgTGCGTGGAGGGCCTGGGCCTGCCCTACGCGGAGCAGGGCtacgcggcggcgggcgcgggccaCTACCGGGACTGTCCGCCGCTGGGCGCCGGGTTCGACGGCTACAGCCTGCCGACGCCGGACCCGTCGCCGCTGGACGCGGCGGAGAGCGAGGCGCCGTTCTTCGCggcggggctgcaggaggagtgCTCGCTGGTGCCCTACGGCTACGCCCCGCACCCGGCGGCCGAGtacccgccggcggcggcggcggcggcgtccgAGAGCCCGGCGGGCGCGGCGCTGCGGCGGCACCTGCCGCCCGGCGAGGCGCTGGTCCCGGGCGGGTCGCTGCAGGGTCTGCTGGGCTGCCCGGCGCCGCTGCACGCCTACTACGGTCAGGCGTGCCagccgccgggcccggggcgcgggccgccgccgctgccgccgggggcggtggggcagcCGTCGCCGCCGCCCGAGGCGGCGCCGTGCCGGGAGCAGCTGGAGCACTTGccgcaggaggagctgctgggcgAGGTGGACCGCACCGAGTTCGAGCAGTACCTGCGCTTCGCCTGCAAGCCCGAGCTGGGGCTGCCCTTCGCGGGCCACGAGGCGTCCGGGCTGGCGGCGCCCGAGGGCGCGGGGCCCATCTCCTCGGCCGTGTCGGACGCCAGCACGGCCGTCTACTACTGCGGCTACCCCGACGTGTGA